The genomic interval TAGGGCGAGGGCATCTCGTCTTCATCGCCGCCGTTGAAGGACACAAAAACTTTCTCCGTTCCGGCGCTGAGGGCGCTGAGGAATATCTTCTCCTCCGTATCATAATGTTTTTGCTCGTCCTCGGTCTTTTTAATATAAACGCCCGGGCTGAAGCGTCTGGGAAACTTGCCCCAGACCGCGCCGGGGATAAAAACGAATTTGAAATGCGCGCCTTTCGCTTCATGGACGGTCAGGAGCGGCGATGTGCCGGGAATATCTCCCAGATAAGGCGCCCTGGCGAAAGTGGCGAGGGATTCACTCAAAAAAGACAGGAATGTTTCAAATGCCATCCCGCCGGTGATGCTGTGGAATTTTTCGGCATATTCAAAGAATTTGCCGAAGAGCCGGTTCAACACGATATCATCGCCGGCGAGTTCCTCGGAACCGCAGAAAGAATAAAGCTTTTTTATCTTCGCGGGATTCGGCAGGGAATCAGCCCGGGCCGCTTTCTTCGCGGAGCTCCTCACCTTCTCTATTTTTTCCGCGGGACCTTTCCTCATCTCATGAGAGCCTTCAAGGAACCTGAAAATATCCGAATCGCTCATCTTGAAGACAGGCAGGGCCAGCATATCCGCGAAAGAGACTTTCTCGTCGATCCCCTCCGTAAAATACAGGAATGACATGAAGGCTAAGAATTGCGGATGCTTGAAAAAGGGCGCACCCGAGGGACAGCTCACGGGCACACCTTCGGATGACGCCATATCCTCCAGCATCTTTATCTCATCTCCCGTATCCCTGGCTATAACGGCTATATCCTCCGGGCTTATGCCCGAAGCGATGAGTTTTTTTATCTTTGAGAGTATCCACTGAGCGTTGTCATAATCGCTCAGGAATTTCCAAACCTCGAATTCCGGCTCTATTGTCGCGCTGAGGATCGGGCTGTGAGGCGCGAATTTTCCCTCAAGGGCCTTTCTCGTGCCCTCAGCGTCACCGCCGAGAAAATCATATATGCCCCGCGAGGAATCTCCCGCGATGTACAGGCCTTTCAGCGCGGGGGCTCTTTCCACAAGGCTGATGAATATGCGGCTCTCCTGACGGTTGAGGTCCTCCCACCCGTCAAGAAAGATATGATCAAAACCGGAGCTGAAAACACCCGATGACACGGATTCAAGGCAGAGCTTTTCCACATCCCGCAGGTCAAAGAGACCCCTTTCCTTCAGCCTCTTGTCATATTCGCCGAGAAGCGCGAACTCGTCGGGGCCGAGCTTTACGGAAGGGGCTATCTTATGCGCGTCAATAAAATTAACGGCCTCGGATATAAAACCGCGGAAATTACGGCAGGCTGAGAAATTTTTAAGCGGTGGGAGGTTTTCCGAAAGTATTTCTTTTACGATCACTTCCTCTTCCTTGCCCGAAATAATAGTGAAATCGCAGGAGCGGGTGAATTGATGGCTGTTCTTTTTCAGAGCCCATTTGGCGAAAGCCGAAAAGCTGTCGATGTGGAGTTCACCGCATCCGGACGCTCCGGCGAGGGCTATATCAGTAAAACGCTCCTTGACGGACAGAGGACAGAGCACGAGTATCCTTGAAACATCCGCACCCGAGGAAACGAGCTCCTTGAATTTCTCCAGCAGAAAAGATGTCTTACCGCAATTGAAAATTCGCCGGGGCGAAACACCTTTTCCGTCAATGAATACAATATCGGTTGTCAATAAAAATCCCATCCGGCGCGGGCGGGGTCATCACCGCCGCGACGGGTTTTATCAAACC from Candidatus Omnitrophota bacterium carries:
- a CDS encoding ATP-dependent helicase, whose amino-acid sequence is MGFLLTTDIVFIDGKGVSPRRIFNCGKTSFLLEKFKELVSSGADVSRILVLCPLSVKERFTDIALAGASGCGELHIDSFSAFAKWALKKNSHQFTRSCDFTIISGKEEEVIVKEILSENLPPLKNFSACRNFRGFISEAVNFIDAHKIAPSVKLGPDEFALLGEYDKRLKERGLFDLRDVEKLCLESVSSGVFSSGFDHIFLDGWEDLNRQESRIFISLVERAPALKGLYIAGDSSRGIYDFLGGDAEGTRKALEGKFAPHSPILSATIEPEFEVWKFLSDYDNAQWILSKIKKLIASGISPEDIAVIARDTGDEIKMLEDMASSEGVPVSCPSGAPFFKHPQFLAFMSFLYFTEGIDEKVSFADMLALPVFKMSDSDIFRFLEGSHEMRKGPAEKIEKVRSSAKKAARADSLPNPAKIKKLYSFCGSEELAGDDIVLNRLFGKFFEYAEKFHSITGGMAFETFLSFLSESLATFARAPYLGDIPGTSPLLTVHEAKGAHFKFVFIPGAVWGKFPRRFSPGVYIKKTEDEQKHYDTEEKIFLSALSAGTEKVFVSFNGGDEDEMPSPYIEEFLKDIAVKSAPAQDTFSVEMEMVPAERPPDGSVHGDIFFSGRDGGKVKISVSSLESYMKCPLNFFIERMISLETKRSEKALCGTLVHSILEKFHAEFPVPARKSEMSRRMDELTDEVFSSPDAADFETRHSAGCWKAFFSFFLKKYAEGDNIFKVTEREKSVSVPIEDIEVSGRIDRVDEIEGGFEVIDYKTGTGKKFKKVALRNQIGRGEHLALPIYARAIEGCSEITLFWLADHEKPEDYPQKVTLALDDEKTLAALEEMDLKLKEALENIKKGDFSPASKCPNSRSCPHKDLCARVRGVDIYEI